The following is a genomic window from Bacillus sp. V2I10.
TAGGAAAAAGCGTAAAGCCAGTATCAAATAATAGAAATATTTGATGCGGCTATCCGAGTTAGGTGAAACTCTTTCAGGAGAGCATGGCATTGGAATATTAAAAGCACCCTATATGAAAAAAGAGTTAGGACACACAACTTCAGTTAAAGCAATCAAAGAAGCTTGGGACCCAAACGGCAGGTTCAATAGTAGAATAAATACATGATAATACCTGTCAACGGCTTAACCGTCATAGACTGCACAGGTTTAAAAAAGTTCCAATAATTGATTATTATTGGAACTTTTTTGTTAATCGAAATTATTAATTAATCGTTTGGTGTGGTTGGTTATTTAATTCTTTTTTTAAACATTACAGAAAGTCAGAACGATCCATTATTTTTATTCTTAAATTATTAATTTGTTCTAATTCCGTACAACAAACAGCAACATTATAATTTGGCTCTAATTGATATATTCGGAAATAATATTGACTAGAAAGATCATTTTTTCTTAGTGTTATTTTATTTTGAGACCAAGCGTCCATATCAAACCCAAAACTATCCATAGAACATTGGAGCCCTCGTCCAGTTGCCTTAACAAATGCCTCTTTTAATGTCCAAATTTCAAAGAAAAATAATAACCGTTTTTCGGGAGGGATGTTTTGTAAATAATTGATTTCTTCTTGAGTTAAGCATAATTTGATTATGGACAGATCTATGGGTTGAATTTCTTCAACATCTACGCCAATTCTCCCAGTTGTTGTAACTCCAGAAATAATCCATTCGCCGGAATGGGATATATTAAAATCTCCTTCCCATTCGTGAAAATCTGCCAGAAATGGACGCCCTTTTTGATCTCTCCTAATAAGAAGATTAGGCAATGGTAAAGCCAACAATTTTTGTAAACGTTTTCTGATAAATAAACTGGCCAATAATGTTCTTTGCTGATCTGCCAATTTGTGAAATCTTAAAATTCTTTGTCTCTCATCGTTTGGCAATTCTTTAAGTTTCTGTTCAATACATTTGTGTGGGAGTGGATCGCCCAGCTTAAATGCAATAACTTCTAAATTATTATCAATTTTCTTCATGACTACCTCACTAATATCAGTATAAATGGTTTTAATATGTTCTTAATTTATAATTAGTTGTCTAATATTTCAATTATCATGAGATCTATTTAAAGTAACATATGACTGATTAGGAGATCGAGGGATGATCATTATGAAAAAATTAGATTAAATCCAACATGCAGGTTCTCCAATCTCAAGGTCAAGTCTAAAACCATTGAGGTGACTGTATATCCTCTGATTTAATTTGGAGACAGCAGAACAAAGTCCCAGGACTTTTCAAATCGTAATGTTGAAGCTGGACAAATTAGGGTCTTTAGAACTCTTGCTAGCAAGAGGGGATAAGGTTAAAATTACCATTAGAAATATTTGTAAATATTAAAATGAGGAAGGTCGGATTTAATGGAGCTTTCTGAAAGAATTAAAGAATTTGTAATGAACTATGATGATAGATTACGATTCTCTGGCGCAATCTTAATTCAAAATGAAAAAAAGATATTTGAGGGTGGATTTGGCTACGCCAATCGAAGCGAACATATCCCCATTACGTCACGGACCAGATTTGGAATGGCATCTGGTTGTAAAGTTTTCACCTCAGTAGCGATATGTCAACTAGTTGAGAAGGAGATTTTAACTTTCGATACCTGTCTCAAAGATTGTCTGGATATCTCATTTCCACATTTCCATCCAAATGTTACAATTCACCACCTATTAACACATACCTCAGGAGTACCAGATTATTTCGATGAAGAAGTGATGAGTGATTTTGAAGAGTTATGGAAAGCTGTCCCTATGTATTCTATTAAATCACCAAAAGATTTTTTACCTATGTTCCAGGATCATCCTATGAAGTTTAATAGTGGGAGTAAGTTTTCTTATAGTAATGCAGGATATATTTTACTTGGGTTGATTGTAGAACGAATGACAGGGATGACATTTCCAGAGTATGTTACGGAAAATATATTTCGAGTTTGTGATATGTCAGACTCTGGGTATTTCCGGATGGATAAACTGCCTGAACGGACGGCACTAGGATATATTGATAGCGAAGAAGGTAACGATTGGAGAACAAATATTTATTCCGTTCCTATAGTAGGAGGTCCAGATGGGGGAGCATTTACAACCGTGTTAGACTTAGCAAAGTTTTGGAATGGATTATTAAATGCGAAACTATTAGGTAAAGAGTATACGGATAGGTTATTAACTCCCTATGTTAAGAGCAACAATGATATCTATTATGGATATGGGGTTTGGATTTCAATGAACAATGATGATGTGCTCAAATATTTTATATTTGGATTTGATCCAGGTGTTAGAATTCATTCCTCTGTAAATGCAAAATCGAAGATACAATCTCATATTATGTCGAATATTGATCAAAGTGTAGTTCCTATTGTAACTGGGATTGATAAACTGATTTCTGAAAAATAGATTTAGGATTCATTTTGGAAAAAATATGTTCTTTCTTCTGATGCCTAAAGAATAAGGAAATATATGACTATTTATCTATTGGTATCTTTTATGTATATAACAATAATGGGGGTATGGTTAGAAAATTGGATCTGTAATAGACAGTTCTGGGTTTTGATGAAATTCGGAAGTTTATTGGTATTTATAAAGAAACTATAAATAAATGATTCAGGTCGTAAATCAAGATCATTGATTTCTATTAAAAGGAGTTAATAACATGAATAGTGAAATTAACCAATTAGAAGCGACGAACCCCCCACAAGAGTTAGAAAAGCACCGTTTTTCGAAAGAAATTATGTTAAAAATCCGCGACTTACAACAACGTAATAATTGGTATAATTTTTTTGCTATAGGACTGGATTGGTTTATCATCTCCTTGGCAATTGTTCTCAATTATTTTATACCAACTGTTTGGATGTATTTAATTAGTCTCGTTATCATCGGCAGCCGTATGCGTGGTTTGGATATCATGATGCATGAGTCAAGTCATCGTATGCTGTTTAAAAACCGTAAATTAAATAAGTGGGTTGCATGTTTTTTTGCAGCCTATCCGATTATGATTTCTCATAAAGCTTACTGTAAGAGTCATATGAGTCACCACAAATACTTGTGGAGTGAGGTAGATCCTGATAAACAAAGGTATCAAATAGTTGGTTTGGATAAACCTCCTGAAAATAGGATGAAGTTTTTTATTCATCATTGCTTAAAACCATTGTTATTGGTGCATGTGCCCAACTATTTAATCGGAATGATTAAAGTAACCGCATATGCAAAAGATGAACCTCGTTTGGATCAGGTAATCCGAACTGTGTATTGGGGTGTTATCATAATTAATTCAATTATTTTTGGTTTTTGGCAAGAGTTAATCCTTTTCTGGTTTGTACCATTTTTAACAACATTCCAAGTGTTAAAGTATTGGGCAGAAATGGCCGAACACGCTGGGCTAGAGTCTGAACAGGAGATATTTGCATCAAGAAATTCTTTTGGGAATTGGTTTGAGCGCAGTCTAATCCACCCTCACCGAAATTCATACCATTTAGTTCATCACCTTTTCCCTGCTGTTCCGCATTACAATATAAAGAAGGCTCATCTAATATTATTAGAAGATTCAGAATATCAAAAAGCACACCATTGTACGGGCTTCTTTTTGTCTTCTGCACCAGGGTTTTCATCGGTAATTGATGATATTCAAGGTCGTATACCATTTTGGAATAAATTAAAGAACAAATAGTTTCATACGCGTTTTATATAGGCTTTATAGAAATTTAATGGTTTGCCAAAGATGTTTTTCCTGATTGCACTCTATAAATATAAGTAGGGGGCAAGTTTAACAAAACCTTGGGAGGTGTCGGGTAACTTATTAATCTCTATTAAGCCTTTTAGTTTAGTATTCAAATCAATTTATTCGGGAAGGGGATAATGAATGAGTAATTTGGTTCTTTTTTGTTTTCCCTACGCTGGAGGATCTGGGTCAATATATAATAATTGGCGCAATTATTTACATCCTAGCATTGAGCTGCATCCTATTCACTATGCAGGGAGAGGAAGTAGATTTCAAGAATGTTGCTATCATGATATGAAGGATATCACAAATGATATATTCGAAAACATAAATCCGTATATAAACAAAAGTAAATATTCCTTTTTTGGACATAGCATGGGAGGACTTATCGCCTATGAACTTTGTAAAAAAATGGTGAGCGAAGGCTTTCATTCACCTGTTCATATTTTTCTGTCTGGCATAAAACCTCCCAACTATATAAGAGACAAGAAAGTTCATAATTTACCTGAAAAAGAATTCAAAGAAAAAATATTTAAACTAAATGGTACTCCAAAAGAGATTCTTAATAATCAGGAGTTAATGGATATATTTTTACCGATTTTAAGGTCTGACTTTAAATTGATAGAAGAATATGAATTTAGTAAAGAAGGGTACAAATTAAACACTAGTATTACTGCCATGTACGGTAAGCAGGATGACGTTACTGAGGAAGATATGAAAAAATGGACTGACTTTACTTCAAAAGATAGTCAAGTCCGTGGCTATCCAGGAGGACACTTTTTTATTAATGAAAATTATATTGATATCATAGATCTGATCAATTTGACATTGGTTGGGAGAGGCGGTTTTTATGATCCATCATACTTATAATAAAGATTTGTTAACTGATGAAGAAAAATTTTGGTTGAGTCAACTATCCGCGAATTTAAGCATGAGTAGCTTTACTAATTATAATAATAAAGTTGATTTAGAAGATCGTAAACGTAAGTTATTTACATATAAATTACCAGGTGAAATATCCCGTGAAATCCTCAAAATGAGCGATCAATCTGAATATGGGTTATTCATCATTCTGATGAGCGGGGTAAAATACTTACTTTCGATATATACGGGTAATGGAGATGTCTCAATCGGAACCCCAGTAATAAAATCAAAGTCTGGGGCAGCTTATCAAGATCATCAACTGATCATACGAAGTGACATACATAGCGGAATGTCATTTAAAGAGCTTCTATTTAAAGTGCAGCAAAACATTTCAGATGCCAATAAAAACCAGAAAGTATCACATGATAAATTAGTAAAATTATTAGGTTTTGATTCTGCAACCTCTAATAGACTGAACCCCCTTACAGTTGTCCAGCTTGAAAATATTCAACCCAACAGTTCAAATTACTATTCCTATGCCGACACGGTCTTCAATTTCACCTGGCATGGAAGCACGATTGAATGCTTTATAACTTATAAAGAAACGATAGAAGAATTGATCGGAAAAATTACCGATCAACTGACTCATTTCTTTAGAGCAGTGGTGGACAACCCTAATATACGCCTTTCTGAAATCGATATTTTATCCAAAGATAAGAATCAAATTTTAAATGAGTTTAACAACACTACTACAGATTTTCCTAGAGACAAGTCGGTTGTTGAATTGTTTGAACGACAAGTGTCAAAAACTCCTCATGAGACAGCTGTCGTTTATCAAGGTCAAAAGTTAACTTATCAGGAATTAAATATAAAAGCGAATCATATAGCAAATGAATTGGTTAAGCTGGGGATTAAAGAAAATTGTGTAGTAGGAAGTATGTTGGATAGATCGCTCGAGCTTCCAATCGGTATATTAGGAATTTTAAAGGCAGGAGCAGCTTATTTACCCATTGATCCAAACTATCCAAATGAACGTATAAAAAAGATTATAGGAAATTCCAACGTAGATATAATTTTGAAATGCAGTCATGATCACCATGAGTATATTAATCAGACTACTCTATTTATTGATATCGATACAACTTTAGGCAAGGGTACACCAGTAGCAATGGAAAAAAATCCAGAGTTGGAAATCTCATCTGAAAGTTTAATGTATGTTCTTTACACCTCGGGAAGTACTGGTGAGCCTAAAGGGGTTATGGTAAAAAGAAATTCATTTGTAAACCTGCTCTACTGGTATACTAATGAATTTGATATAAATGAAGCCAGCAATTTATTATTAATTGCCCCAATAAGTTTCGACACTGCGCATAAGAATTTATTTGCTCCATTAATAAGAGGAGGACGATTACACCTCTTTGAGCCGGGTATGTACGATTATAATAAAATGTCAGATTATATTGACCTTTATAAAATTACAACTATAAATTGTACACCAAGTGGTTTTTATCCATTGGTTGATTATAATGAAGAATCGAATTACAGCAGGTTAACATCACTGAAGCATGTCTTCTTAGGCGGTGAATCTATTAATTGTAAAAAGTTGAAACCATTGGCGGAGTCATCTAACTTCAATAGTGAAATAGTAAATACTTATGGACCTACTGAGTGCACGGATATTGCCTCCTTCTACCGAGTCAGCAATCAAGAATTAAAACAACAGAAGACAATTCCTATCGGAAAGCCACTCAATAATGTGGAACTATACATTGTTAATCAAGAAATGGACCTCCTGCCTATTGGTGTAACAGGAGAATTATGTATTGCTGGAATCGGATTGTCACAGGGTTACTACAATGCACCAGTTTTAACTAAAGAAAAGTTTGTGGAGTTTCCGCATATTCCCGGGAAAAAAGTTTATAAAACTGGGGATATGGCGAGGTGGATGCCTGATGGGAATATTGAATTTATTGGAAGAAAAGACAATCTTACAAAGATAAGAGGCTTTCGGGTAGAAGTAGGTGAAATTGAGACTTGCCTTTTGAAACATCATGATGTGGAGGAAGCAGTTGTTGTTGCGATGGAAGATACTCTTGGTACAAAAGAGTTAAGTGCTTATTTTGTTGCCAAGGGGGATATAGCGAATGCGGAATTAAGAAATTTCTTAATTAAAAGGGTGCCAGATTTCATGGTCCCAGCTTATTTCACTCAACTGAATAAAATGCCTCTCAATCAAAATGGAAAAATTGATCGAAAAGCACTGCCAGTGCCTGAAATGGATAACGCGTCAAGCTCAAGTTATATCGCACCTGAAGGTGAACTGGAAAGAATTATCGCGGGTATCTGGGAAGAAGTTCTTAAAATTGAAAGAATAGGAGTTTATGATAACTTCTTTGAATTAGGCGGCCATTCGTTAAAGGCTGCTTCAATTATACTGAAGATAAACCAAGTATTTGAAACAAATCTGCAATTAAGCGAAATGTTTAAACAACCAACCATAAAAGAAGTTGTCAGTCAAATTACTAAGATGCAACAACATAAGAGCTCAGCCGTTTTACCAGTGAAAGAAAGAGAATACTATCCCGTCTCATCACAGCAGAAAAGATTATTTATCATGTGGCAGCTTAATCGAGACTCAGTGGCCTATAATTTGCCATCTTCAATAATTATAGAAGGTAATCTTAATCCTGATAAGTTGGTGATAGTTTTCCAGAACCTCGTTGATCGTCATGAATCTTTGCGCACATCATTTTCTTTTGTCGATGGTCAGCTGGTACAGTCTGTTCATCCTAGATTAGATGTTATTGTAGATTTTGTGGAAGCCCCTAAAGATAGACTAATGGAATTTGTAAAGAGTTTAGTCAAGCCTTTTAATCTGGAAAAACCTCCTCTTTTTAGAGTAACGGTTATGAAAATCGGAGAAAATAAGCATTTGCTGTTGACTGATGCTCATCATATCGTTTTTGATGGTATATCCATGGATATTATTATGGAGGAATTTTCTGATTACTATTCAGATAAAGTCTTGCCCAAGGCTAAGATACAGTATAGAGATTACGCAGTATGGCAGGAGGAATTTTTTCAGACTGATGATTTTAAGAGCAAAGAGGAGTATTGGTTAGACCTGTTTAAAGACGGTATTCCCATACTAGAGTTAAATACAGATTACCCGCGCCTTCCGCTGCAAAATTATGATGGGGATCATGTATTAGTTACTGCAAGACACGATTTGACATCACGCTTAAGAAGAGTAGCAGCTGAGAATGGGACAACCCTATATATGGTGTTACTTTCTGCTTTAAATGTGTTGTTTTTCAAATATACCGGTCAAGAAGATATTACAATTGGTTCACCGACTGCAGGCAGATCCCGTCCTGGTTTGGAAGGTGTTATCGGCATGTTTGTTAATACTGTGGTAATGAGAAACTTTCCATGTCGTGAAAAAACATTTCGGAAGTTTTTGAATGAAGTGAAGAATACTACACTGAAAGCTCTAGATCATGAAGAATATCCATTTGAAGTGTTGATAGATCAATTAGGCGTTCAGCGAAATCTTGGTAGAAATCCGATGTTTGACATTATGTTTTCGCTAGACAGCAATGAGAATTTCTTCAAGGATACTGGAAAATTATCCTTCCATAAATTACCGATAGAAAGCAGCATGACTCAATTTGATATGTTCATTCATGCAATAGAAACGAACAATAGCATTGATTTTAATTTCAAGTTTCGTACGAATGTATTTATGAAAGAAACAATACAAAGAATGGCCGACCATTTTATGCGTTTGCTTGATGAAGTTACCCAAACTGTGAATATGCCGTTGCAGGATATTCAGATAATGTCCGAACTAGAAAAGCAAACCATTCTCTCAGGATTCAACAATACGGATGCAGAATTCTCATATCATCAAATGACGGTGCATGAGATATTTGAGAATCAAGTGAAAGAGACAATATCGGAAACTGCTGTCGTATGTAAGGAGATTACACTATCTTACTCTGAGCTTGATTCGAAAGCCAATCAACTGGCCCGCATTTTTAGAACAAAAGGAGTGCAAAGAAATAACATCGTCGGAATTATTGCTGAGCCTTCCTTGGAAATGGTCATAGGAGTTCTCGGGGTGTTAAAGGCAGGAGGCGCATTTTTGCCAATCGATCCCGGCTTTCCGATAAGCAGGATAGAATATCTATTGAAAGACAGTAATTGTCAGTTAATCCTGACGCAGCATCATTTGAAGGGAAAGTTTACTTTTGAACAGGAAGTTGTTGGACTGGATGATGAAACGATCTGTAAAGAAGATGATTCCACCCTTGAAAACATAAATCAAACCGACGACTTGGCATATGTGATTTATACGTCCGGAACAACTGGGAATCCAAAAGGAGTTATGATCGAGCACAGAAATCTTGTCAATCAGCTGGTTGGGTTGATCGAAAACTTGCAGTTTGACCAAGAGTTTCATCATTTGCTGCTTGCAAAAGTTTCTTTCGATGTTTCCGTACAGCAGATTTTTCTCCCGATCCTGTCAGGAGGAAAATTGTATATTCCTGAGGAAGAGTTGGTTGCTGAACCGAGTAAACTTTGGAGTTTTATTGAGCAAAACAAAATCAATATGCTGGGTGCTGTACCCGCCCATTTGAAGGTTTTGATAAATAGTACCTCTACAAATCAGCGTCTTCGCTACGTCTTTGTAGCAGGTGAGGTCTTCACAAAGAATCTTTACGATGAATTACGAAGTACTGTTAATGCCGATCAAATTATAAATCTTTATGGTCCAACCGAGACAACGATCTTTTCAACACTTTATATTTGCAACGAAAATGAAGAAGGTTCGTGCTTGCCTATAGGTAAACCTTTAAACAACTATCGAGCGTATATTTTAGACCAAGATCATAGTCCCGTACCCATAGGTGCAACTGGGGAGTTATGTATTGCTGGTGCGGGCGTAGGTAGAGGATAT
Proteins encoded in this region:
- a CDS encoding 4'-phosphopantetheinyl transferase superfamily protein; translation: MKKIDNNLEVIAFKLGDPLPHKCIEQKLKELPNDERQRILRFHKLADQQRTLLASLFIRKRLQKLLALPLPNLLIRRDQKGRPFLADFHEWEGDFNISHSGEWIISGVTTTGRIGVDVEEIQPIDLSIIKLCLTQEEINYLQNIPPEKRLLFFFEIWTLKEAFVKATGRGLQCSMDSFGFDMDAWSQNKITLRKNDLSSQYYFRIYQLEPNYNVAVCCTELEQINNLRIKIMDRSDFL
- a CDS encoding serine hydrolase — protein: MELSERIKEFVMNYDDRLRFSGAILIQNEKKIFEGGFGYANRSEHIPITSRTRFGMASGCKVFTSVAICQLVEKEILTFDTCLKDCLDISFPHFHPNVTIHHLLTHTSGVPDYFDEEVMSDFEELWKAVPMYSIKSPKDFLPMFQDHPMKFNSGSKFSYSNAGYILLGLIVERMTGMTFPEYVTENIFRVCDMSDSGYFRMDKLPERTALGYIDSEEGNDWRTNIYSVPIVGGPDGGAFTTVLDLAKFWNGLLNAKLLGKEYTDRLLTPYVKSNNDIYYGYGVWISMNNDDVLKYFIFGFDPGVRIHSSVNAKSKIQSHIMSNIDQSVVPIVTGIDKLISEK
- a CDS encoding fatty acid desaturase family protein — its product is MNSEINQLEATNPPQELEKHRFSKEIMLKIRDLQQRNNWYNFFAIGLDWFIISLAIVLNYFIPTVWMYLISLVIIGSRMRGLDIMMHESSHRMLFKNRKLNKWVACFFAAYPIMISHKAYCKSHMSHHKYLWSEVDPDKQRYQIVGLDKPPENRMKFFIHHCLKPLLLVHVPNYLIGMIKVTAYAKDEPRLDQVIRTVYWGVIIINSIIFGFWQELILFWFVPFLTTFQVLKYWAEMAEHAGLESEQEIFASRNSFGNWFERSLIHPHRNSYHLVHHLFPAVPHYNIKKAHLILLEDSEYQKAHHCTGFFLSSAPGFSSVIDDIQGRIPFWNKLKNK
- a CDS encoding thioesterase II family protein produces the protein MSNLVLFCFPYAGGSGSIYNNWRNYLHPSIELHPIHYAGRGSRFQECCYHDMKDITNDIFENINPYINKSKYSFFGHSMGGLIAYELCKKMVSEGFHSPVHIFLSGIKPPNYIRDKKVHNLPEKEFKEKIFKLNGTPKEILNNQELMDIFLPILRSDFKLIEEYEFSKEGYKLNTSITAMYGKQDDVTEEDMKKWTDFTSKDSQVRGYPGGHFFINENYIDIIDLINLTLVGRGGFYDPSYL
- a CDS encoding non-ribosomal peptide synthetase — its product is MIHHTYNKDLLTDEEKFWLSQLSANLSMSSFTNYNNKVDLEDRKRKLFTYKLPGEISREILKMSDQSEYGLFIILMSGVKYLLSIYTGNGDVSIGTPVIKSKSGAAYQDHQLIIRSDIHSGMSFKELLFKVQQNISDANKNQKVSHDKLVKLLGFDSATSNRLNPLTVVQLENIQPNSSNYYSYADTVFNFTWHGSTIECFITYKETIEELIGKITDQLTHFFRAVVDNPNIRLSEIDILSKDKNQILNEFNNTTTDFPRDKSVVELFERQVSKTPHETAVVYQGQKLTYQELNIKANHIANELVKLGIKENCVVGSMLDRSLELPIGILGILKAGAAYLPIDPNYPNERIKKIIGNSNVDIILKCSHDHHEYINQTTLFIDIDTTLGKGTPVAMEKNPELEISSESLMYVLYTSGSTGEPKGVMVKRNSFVNLLYWYTNEFDINEASNLLLIAPISFDTAHKNLFAPLIRGGRLHLFEPGMYDYNKMSDYIDLYKITTINCTPSGFYPLVDYNEESNYSRLTSLKHVFLGGESINCKKLKPLAESSNFNSEIVNTYGPTECTDIASFYRVSNQELKQQKTIPIGKPLNNVELYIVNQEMDLLPIGVTGELCIAGIGLSQGYYNAPVLTKEKFVEFPHIPGKKVYKTGDMARWMPDGNIEFIGRKDNLTKIRGFRVEVGEIETCLLKHHDVEEAVVVAMEDTLGTKELSAYFVAKGDIANAELRNFLIKRVPDFMVPAYFTQLNKMPLNQNGKIDRKALPVPEMDNASSSSYIAPEGELERIIAGIWEEVLKIERIGVYDNFFELGGHSLKAASIILKINQVFETNLQLSEMFKQPTIKEVVSQITKMQQHKSSAVLPVKEREYYPVSSQQKRLFIMWQLNRDSVAYNLPSSIIIEGNLNPDKLVIVFQNLVDRHESLRTSFSFVDGQLVQSVHPRLDVIVDFVEAPKDRLMEFVKSLVKPFNLEKPPLFRVTVMKIGENKHLLLTDAHHIVFDGISMDIIMEEFSDYYSDKVLPKAKIQYRDYAVWQEEFFQTDDFKSKEEYWLDLFKDGIPILELNTDYPRLPLQNYDGDHVLVTARHDLTSRLRRVAAENGTTLYMVLLSALNVLFFKYTGQEDITIGSPTAGRSRPGLEGVIGMFVNTVVMRNFPCREKTFRKFLNEVKNTTLKALDHEEYPFEVLIDQLGVQRNLGRNPMFDIMFSLDSNENFFKDTGKLSFHKLPIESSMTQFDMFIHAIETNNSIDFNFKFRTNVFMKETIQRMADHFMRLLDEVTQTVNMPLQDIQIMSELEKQTILSGFNNTDAEFSYHQMTVHEIFENQVKETISETAVVCKEITLSYSELDSKANQLARIFRTKGVQRNNIVGIIAEPSLEMVIGVLGVLKAGGAFLPIDPGFPISRIEYLLKDSNCQLILTQHHLKGKFTFEQEVVGLDDETICKEDDSTLENINQTDDLAYVIYTSGTTGNPKGVMIEHRNLVNQLVGLIENLQFDQEFHHLLLAKVSFDVSVQQIFLPILSGGKLYIPEEELVAEPSKLWSFIEQNKINMLGAVPAHLKVLINSTSTNQRLRYVFVAGEVFTKNLYDELRSTVNADQIINLYGPTETTIFSTLYICNENEEGSCLPIGKPLNNYRAYILDQDHSPVPIGATGELCIAGAGVGRGYINKPDLTNERFVSDPFVPGKRMYKTGDLTRWLPNGNIEYIGRIDHQVKIKGVRVEPDEIKEHILNHSSVKDAVVIAKQNQSDESYLCAYLITIQDVKTAELREYLKNKLPDYMIPSHFVKLESMPLTNSDKIDVRALQKRKDEDYMLSGPSYKAPGTHIEITIADIWKQVLGVNKVGIHDHFFELGGNSLNIVQVNERLKEELNIDLPVVALFRHTTIYSLAQQLKLINAEPEKTNLDRVQVMEESRNRLKDRRRRKRDWNES